AAAATTTTTGGAGAAGGATAACAGCAATTCAGATTTTCTACACATTGGCAGCAAAATTCTGGGATGGTACAGTAATAATGCAAGAGATCTGCCTTTCAGACAGACAAAAGATCCGTACAAAATCTGGATCTGTGAAATTGTATTTCAGCAGACGAGGATCAGTCAGGGACTAAATCATTACAATAATTTCATTAAAAGATTTCCCGATGTAAAAACGCTGGCGGAAGCTGAGGAAAATGAAGTTTTACTTTATTGGAAAGGATTAGGCTATTATTCAAGGGCCATCAATATTCATAAAGCTTCCCAACAGATCATGAATGATTATCAGGGTGTGTTTCCCAATCAGTATGAAGAAATTCTAAAATTAAAAGGAGTAGGGAAATATACTGCTGCGGCTGTTTCAAGCATATGTTTTGGTGGAAGAATGCCCGCTGTTGACGGGAATTTCTACCGCGTTCTGAGTCGCCTTTTTGCAGATGATTTTGATATTTCGAATTCAAGAGCCTTCACTTATTTTTCTGAACTGGCTGCTTTGGTGATGCCGGAAAATGTGGGTGATTTTAATCAGGCGATGATGGACATAGGTTCAGAAATCTGTAAGCCCAAAAATCCACTTTGCGGGGAGTGTCCTGTGAATGAAGACTGCCTTGCATTTTCTATGCAGAAAACTTCAGACTATCCGGTAAAAACAAAAAAAATAAAAGCAGAAGATCTTGCTTTGACCTATTATTTTGTTCATAGAAACGGAAAGTTTTTAATTCGTCAGAGAAAAGATGATTTCATTTGGAAAAAACTGTTTGAATTTCCTGACACTATTTCTTCGGAAATGGAAGCATTCATTACAGGTTCAAAAACAGTCAATCATAAATTGACTCATAAGAATTTAAGTATTGAAATATTGAATGTTGAAGTCACTTCAGAAAAGATATGGAATGATTTTATAGCTGAAAATCAATACCTGATTACAGATGTTGAAGGCTCTCATGAAAAATCGTTTCCAAAGCCTCTGGAAAATTACATTCAAAACTCTCTGAAAGACTGAAATTTGTCTTCTGAAATCTGAAATCTAATTTGTACTTTTGCAAAATGATTAAAAAAGTCATTTTTATTTTTGTATCACTGCTTTTAATTTCATGTGGAAAAGACCCTTCCCCAAAACCTTATGGAGAACTGCGTCTTGAATATCCAGCACCGAAATACCAAAAGTTTGAAAACGATTGTGCCTATACCTTTGAGTACTCGGACTTTGCTTCTATTGCACCTGCTAAAAAACCTTGCTGGTTCTATGTGAATTATCCTAAAATGAAGGCGAAGCTTTTCGTTACCTATTACCCTATACAAAATGACTTTGCAGACCATATAAAAGAAGCTGAAAAAATGGTATATGAGCATACCATCAAAGCCAGTTCCATAGATACGAAATCCTTTGAATACCCTGAAAAGAAAGTATACGGAAACTTCTATGAACTGAAAGGACAGAGTGCTTCCAACCTTCAGTTTTACATTACAGACAGTACGAAACACTTCGTTACTGCTTACTTATACTTTAATACGAGACCGAAACCGGACTCTCTGGCGCCTGCAGTGAACTATATCAAGAATGATATGAAACACATGCTGGATTCTTTTGAATGGAAAAAATAATTACTTTTAATATACATTGAAAAATATATGAAACTTTTAGTTGTAGGAAGTGTTGCATTTGATGCAATTGAAACACCATTTGGTAAAACGGATAAAATTTTAGGAGGTGCAGCCACTTATATCGGAATCACTTCATCAATTTTAGGCGTTAAATCCGGAATTGTTTCTGTAGTAGGAGGAGACTTTCCACAAGAACATCTGGATATGTTTACAGACAGAGGTGTAAATATCGAAGGAATTGAAATTGTAAAAGAAGGAAAAACATTTTTCTGGTCTGGAAAATACCACAACGATCTGAACACAAGAGATACTTTGGTTACAGAAGTAAATGTGCTGGAGAATTTTGATCCAAAAATCCCGGATTCAATGCAGGATGCCGAAATTTTATTACTTGGAAACCTACACCCCGGAGTTCAGTTATCCGTACTTGAAAAAATGAACAACCGTCCTAAACTGGTAATCCTTGATACCATGAATTTCTGGATGGATTCTGCATGGGATATCCTAATGGATATGATTGCAAAAACAGATGTAATTACCATCAATGATGAAGAAGCAAGACAGCTTTCAGGAGAATATTCTTTAGTAAAAGCAGCTAAAAAGATTCATACAATGGGACCTGATTACGTAATCATCAAAAAAGGAGAACACGGAGCTTTACTTTTCCATGACAATAAAGTATTTGCTATTCCGGCACTTCCATTAGAAGATGTTTTCGATCCAACAGGAGCTGGAGATACTTTCGCAGGAGGTTTTGCAGCATATCTTGCTAAAAAAGAGAAAATAGATTTCGATACAATGAAATCAGCTCTTATCGTAGGATCTGCTATGGCTTCATTCACTGTGGAGAAGTTCGGGACAGAAAGAATAGAGGAAGTAAGCGAAGCAGATATGTTCAGCAGATTGAGACAATTCAAAGAATTAACGACTTTTGATGTTGAACTGCAGTAAATAAGTCTTTTTAAGAAATATTTATAATAAAAAATTGAGTGAAATTCGTTAAGAATTCTAAATTTGCAACTTGTTAAAATAGTAAAATGACAAATAAACTAAAAATCACTTTTCTTCTTGGGGTTTTCATCATGATATTCTCTTCAAATATGATGAATGCTCAGTTAAAACAAGGAGATTTGGTGGATGGTATTGCAGCTGTTATCGGGGATGAGATTGTTTTGGAATCTGATGTACTTGAACAAATGAATTATGGGAAACAGCAGGGAGCTGCCAATACAGATAAGTGTGAGTTCCTGGAAAACCTTATCAGCAACAAGCTTCTTGTATACGAAGCAAAAAAAGATACCTTAATTGAAAACCGTTCTGCAGCAATCAAAGAACAGGCTAACGCAAAATACCGTCAGTTGCTTTCTCAATTTCCGGATGAAAAAACATTGCTTGCCGCCTATAAGTTCAGAAACGCTTATGAGATGAAAAACGCTATCGAAAAGATAGACACAGACCAGTATTACGGACAGGCAAAATACCAGAGAGTTACCGATAAAGCTGACGTTACTCCAAATGAGGTGACTGATTTCTACAATATGTATAAATCACAGCTGCCACAGGTAAAAGATGAGGTTACTTTAGCTCAGATTATGATCTATCCTACTTTAACAGAAGCACACAAACAAGAGCTTATCAACAGATTGAAAAAGATCAAGCAGGATATTCTTGGAGGGGAAACTTTCGAGAGCCAGGCCAGAATTTATTCTGAAGATGAAGGATCAGCTGCCAACGGAGGATTATATAAAAATATCAATAAAGGGCAGATGGTGAAGCCATTTGAAGCTGCTGCATTGAACCTTCAGGAAAATGAAATTTCAGATCCTATTGAATCAGAATTCGGATTCCACATTATCCAGTTGCTGAAAAGATCAGGTAAAGTGTATGACGCAAGACATATCCTGTTAAAAGCTGTACCAACTGATGATGAGCTTAAAACTGCAAAAGCAAAACTAGACAGTATCAGAGGTCTTATACTAAATGGTAAAATGACATTTAAAGATGCTGCTTTTAAATTCTCAGATGATAAAAGAACGAAGTTCAACGCAGGGGTAATTCCTGGAGCTGATGGTTCTGATAAAATTGAAAGAGAAAGTATTCCGGGTACAATCAGCTACGAATTGGCAGGATTGAACAAGGGAGACATGACTACTGCTTTTGAAGATGAAGAAAACAAAAGAAAGCAGATCAAGATCATTAAAATTGAAGATGTGATTCCTTCCCACCAGATTACACTGGAAACAGATTTCAGCAGAATCAAACAGATGGCGCTGAATAAAAAGAAAAGTGAAATGGTTGAAAAGTTTGTCAACTCTAAGTTACCGACAACTTTTATCTCTATTGACGGACGCTACGACAGCTGTAGCTTTAAGTCTAACTGGAAGAAACAATCCATGGCAAAATAAAATGAAAACCTTCAGAATTTCTGAAGGTTTTTTTATTATAAGGTTTTAAAAGATGAAAGTCTATGATAGAAATATTGACTTATATTTCCTGGAAAACCGTTGTTTTTAGTATTTTTACGCATGAGCAATTTTATAGATTTCAACGCTGCAAAAAAACTTCATGATATGGAGACTACCCAAAATAGAATTTCACATCTTTTTAATATCAAATATCCCATTATCCAGGCAGGAATGATCTGGCATTCCGGATGGAGGCTCGCTTCTGCGGTTTCCAATTGTGGTGGATTGGGTTTAATTGGAGCAGGAAGTATGTATCCTGATATCCTGAGAGAAAATATCCAGAAATGTAAGCAGGCTACAGATAAACCTTTCGGGGTAAATGTACCGATGTTATACCCTAATATTGAGGAGATCATTCAGATTATTCTTGAAGAAGGAGTCAAAATTGTATTTACATCAGCAGGTAACCCGAAAACTTATACAGAAACCCTTCAGAAAGAAGGAATAAAAGTAGCTCACGTAGTTTCTTCCACCAAATTTGCTGTAAAATGTGAAGATGCAGGAGTAGATGCTATCGTTGCAGAAGGTTTCGAAGCAGGAGGACACAATGGAAGAGATGAAACAACAACATTCTGTCTTATTCCAAACGTAAAGAAGCATATTTCTAAGCCGTTAATTGCTGCAGGAGGAATTGCTTTAGGTTCACAGATCAAAGCGGCAATGATTCTTGGAGCAGATGGCGTACAGATCGGGTCCCGTTTTGCTGCAACTACAGAAGCCAGTGCTCATGAAAACTGGAAAAAGAAAATTACAGAACTGCAGGAAGGAGATACCCACCTTACTTTGAAGGAACTTGCACCCGTAAGAATGGTTAAAAATAAATTTTTCAGTGAACTGGAAGACATTTATCAGATTGGAAGAAATAAAGACGCTTTGGTTGCCTCATTGGGAAGAGCCAGAGCAAAACGAGGAATGTTTGAGGGAGATATGGAAGATGGAGAGCTGGAAATAGGCCAGGTTTCTGCTCTGATTGATGAAATTCTTCCGGTGGAAAGTGTTTTTAGCCATTTGTTGAAAGAATTTGAAGAAACAAGAATGCCAACTTTTTAAATATAATTTTATTCAATGAAGGGAAGAATAATTGATGTAAAGGGTAAAAAATTATATATAGAACACCATAATCCGTTTGAAGGCAGACCTACCATTGTTTTTCTGCATGATTCACTCGGTTCAGTACAGCTTTGGAGAGACTTTCCATCCAAATTATCCGAAGCTGCGCAATGCAATATACTTACTTATGACCGTTTGGGATATGGAAAATCAGGTCCGATGCTTACGCATGAAAGACCGGTAAATTATATGGAGCTGGAAGCAGATCTATTAAATAATGTATTGGCTGAAATGAATATCGATAATGCTATTCTGTTTGGGCACAGTGATGGTGGAACAATTGTTTTGATCACCGCTGCAAAATATCCGGAAAGAGTAAAAGCTATTATTTGTGAAGCAGGACATATCTTTGTGGAAGACGTAACTTTAAAAGGAGTTTATGACGCCTGGGAAGCTTATAAAACAACCAACCTTGCAGAACGTTTGCAGAAATATCATGGTGATAAGGTAGAAATGCTTTTCAGAGCCTGGACAGAAACATGGACGCGTGAAGACTACAGAAGCTGGAACATTGAATATCTGCTGAAAGACATTACTGCTCCATTACTATTTATTCAGGGAGAAGCTGATGAATATGGTACATTGGATCAGCTGGAAAAAACAATTACCCAGGTAAGTGGAATCACCGAAAAATATATCATCCCCGGTATCGGGCATACACCGCATAAAGAAGTTCCCGAACTTGTGCTGGAAAAAGCAACAGCGTTTATCAGTAAAAATTCTTAATCAGAAAGTTTTTTACAATATAAAATAAGGCACCTTGTCATTAGGGTGTCTTATTAATTTAAAAAGGGGGAATAGAAAAAATACAATAATATCCTTAATTACAGCAATCGAAGTTCCTCAGCAATATTTTCCTTTGCCTGAGATTCGTATCTATCCTTAAAATACTCTGTTTTAAAGATGCTCTCAAGTTCCAGAAAATGCTTCAGTACCTTTTTTCGTCCAGGCTTATAAAGAAAATCAGGATAAATAGAGTATTCTTTTCTTATATTCTGCGTGTATTCTAAATAGGTTTTAAAATCTTTGCCCAGTACAGAAAGATCAGCATCTAACAGATAATTGGTGTCTTCCTGATCAGAATGCTGATGAGATTTTGTAGCAAGAATCTGCTCAGAAATAATTGTAATTTTGTCTTTATCTATATGAAGTTCAGCAAGTCTTTTCTCAGCTTTAACAGCACTTTTCTCCTCATTAGACTTGGAAGTCGCATCGTAGATAACGTCATGGTAGAATATTGAAAAAGAAATAGCTGTAAAATCTGAGATTTTCATTTTCACTGTTTCAAGCTCACTAAACATATTTTCAAGATGAAGAAGATTATGATAGTGCCTGCCTTTTTCAGAATACTTGGTTTCAATCTCCTTCCACAGATCGCGAATTAATTGCTGATCTTCTGTAAACGGAGAACAAAGCTGTTCAAATTGATTTTTTAGACTCATTAGAAATAATGGTATAAAAAAAAGGAACTTTTAAAAAGTTCCCTGATTTGCTTCCAGAACAGCCTTTAGCTCAGCCCAGCCTCCGCCGTTATAACCGTCCTTTAATCCTTGACTGTTAAGATACTCCAATGCTTTTCCGCTTCTGTTTCCACTTCTGCAGAATAAGATTACCGGCTTTTCAATAGATAGAATCTCATCCTGTCTATCTTCTACTTCACCTAGAGGAATATTCTTAGCACCATCTATATTACCGTCCATTTCAAGCTCCATTGGCTCACGGACGTCGATTAATTCATAGTTTCCGGATTGTATTACTTCTATTAAAGACATAGTTGTTAAGTTTAAACATTAAATTAGAAACGAAATTACGCAATTTTTTTTTGAAAAAAATCCTAATTAAAACATAATTTTTCAGAAAAGAAGCAGGATAGAAACAGGAGTTCAGGTGAACTTCCACAGAAATCAGAAGATTGATAAAATAATCTTAATTTTGCAGTGTGAAATTATGAATGCAGGCGCTGAAAAATATTCCCAACTGATAAAGTCCAAGGCAAAAAGTTTTGGATTCCAGAGTTGTGGCATTTCTAAAGCTGATTTTCTGGAAGAAGATGCTCCCCATCTTGAAAAATGGCTGAAGAACAATTATAACGGCGAAATGAAGTATATGGAAAATCATTTCGACAAAAGACTTGATCCACGC
The window above is part of the Chryseobacterium sp. MA9 genome. Proteins encoded here:
- the mutY gene encoding A/G-specific adenine glycosylase, coding for MEKDNSNSDFLHIGSKILGWYSNNARDLPFRQTKDPYKIWICEIVFQQTRISQGLNHYNNFIKRFPDVKTLAEAEENEVLLYWKGLGYYSRAINIHKASQQIMNDYQGVFPNQYEEILKLKGVGKYTAAAVSSICFGGRMPAVDGNFYRVLSRLFADDFDISNSRAFTYFSELAALVMPENVGDFNQAMMDIGSEICKPKNPLCGECPVNEDCLAFSMQKTSDYPVKTKKIKAEDLALTYYFVHRNGKFLIRQRKDDFIWKKLFEFPDTISSEMEAFITGSKTVNHKLTHKNLSIEILNVEVTSEKIWNDFIAENQYLITDVEGSHEKSFPKPLENYIQNSLKD
- the gldD gene encoding gliding motility lipoprotein GldD, whose product is MIKKVIFIFVSLLLISCGKDPSPKPYGELRLEYPAPKYQKFENDCAYTFEYSDFASIAPAKKPCWFYVNYPKMKAKLFVTYYPIQNDFADHIKEAEKMVYEHTIKASSIDTKSFEYPEKKVYGNFYELKGQSASNLQFYITDSTKHFVTAYLYFNTRPKPDSLAPAVNYIKNDMKHMLDSFEWKK
- a CDS encoding PfkB family carbohydrate kinase — its product is MKLLVVGSVAFDAIETPFGKTDKILGGAATYIGITSSILGVKSGIVSVVGGDFPQEHLDMFTDRGVNIEGIEIVKEGKTFFWSGKYHNDLNTRDTLVTEVNVLENFDPKIPDSMQDAEILLLGNLHPGVQLSVLEKMNNRPKLVILDTMNFWMDSAWDILMDMIAKTDVITINDEEARQLSGEYSLVKAAKKIHTMGPDYVIIKKGEHGALLFHDNKVFAIPALPLEDVFDPTGAGDTFAGGFAAYLAKKEKIDFDTMKSALIVGSAMASFTVEKFGTERIEEVSEADMFSRLRQFKELTTFDVELQ
- a CDS encoding peptidylprolyl isomerase, coding for MTNKLKITFLLGVFIMIFSSNMMNAQLKQGDLVDGIAAVIGDEIVLESDVLEQMNYGKQQGAANTDKCEFLENLISNKLLVYEAKKDTLIENRSAAIKEQANAKYRQLLSQFPDEKTLLAAYKFRNAYEMKNAIEKIDTDQYYGQAKYQRVTDKADVTPNEVTDFYNMYKSQLPQVKDEVTLAQIMIYPTLTEAHKQELINRLKKIKQDILGGETFESQARIYSEDEGSAANGGLYKNINKGQMVKPFEAAALNLQENEISDPIESEFGFHIIQLLKRSGKVYDARHILLKAVPTDDELKTAKAKLDSIRGLILNGKMTFKDAAFKFSDDKRTKFNAGVIPGADGSDKIERESIPGTISYELAGLNKGDMTTAFEDEENKRKQIKIIKIEDVIPSHQITLETDFSRIKQMALNKKKSEMVEKFVNSKLPTTFISIDGRYDSCSFKSNWKKQSMAK
- a CDS encoding nitronate monooxygenase family protein: MSNFIDFNAAKKLHDMETTQNRISHLFNIKYPIIQAGMIWHSGWRLASAVSNCGGLGLIGAGSMYPDILRENIQKCKQATDKPFGVNVPMLYPNIEEIIQIILEEGVKIVFTSAGNPKTYTETLQKEGIKVAHVVSSTKFAVKCEDAGVDAIVAEGFEAGGHNGRDETTTFCLIPNVKKHISKPLIAAGGIALGSQIKAAMILGADGVQIGSRFAATTEASAHENWKKKITELQEGDTHLTLKELAPVRMVKNKFFSELEDIYQIGRNKDALVASLGRARAKRGMFEGDMEDGELEIGQVSALIDEILPVESVFSHLLKEFEETRMPTF
- a CDS encoding alpha/beta fold hydrolase; this translates as MKGRIIDVKGKKLYIEHHNPFEGRPTIVFLHDSLGSVQLWRDFPSKLSEAAQCNILTYDRLGYGKSGPMLTHERPVNYMELEADLLNNVLAEMNIDNAILFGHSDGGTIVLITAAKYPERVKAIICEAGHIFVEDVTLKGVYDAWEAYKTTNLAERLQKYHGDKVEMLFRAWTETWTREDYRSWNIEYLLKDITAPLLFIQGEADEYGTLDQLEKTITQVSGITEKYIIPGIGHTPHKEVPELVLEKATAFISKNS
- a CDS encoding rhodanese-like domain-containing protein, whose product is MSLIEVIQSGNYELIDVREPMELEMDGNIDGAKNIPLGEVEDRQDEILSIEKPVILFCRSGNRSGKALEYLNSQGLKDGYNGGGWAELKAVLEANQGTF